The nucleotide sequence TGTACCTTTTAATTGAATATTTAGTCGACGGATCTATGAATAATTGCCATATATACAAGTTTTGTTCATTAATATTTCCTGAACTGGAATTATATCAGGTGCTCATTAATCTTTCCTGACCAGGTAAATGGTTGTTTGCAATACTCTGACAAAGTTCTAGACGGATTTTACCTAATTCATGGGATGGATGCATATACATGGACTATAAGTACCGATATGCAGAATGTTGGTATGATTCCATCATTTGAATCACTAATGTCGGTTAAACCGTGTGATAACTCGTCAGTTGTAGTCGTTGCTATTGACAAATCAAGAGACCCTGCCTTGAGAGAACTGCAAAGTGGGGTATTAAGTCTTTCAAGTAACTGGATTACCATCAAAGATGCAACTGATCAGCTCGCAAATCTTGTTTGTAGTAGGATGGGGTAAGTTCAcctctcttcattttttcaaaaaagaaaaactaacatTAGCATtcacatctttttaacaagctTTTATTCTTTTCAATAGGGGAGGATCTTCCGATGAGGAAAATTTAGGTGCGCGCTGGAAGGAATGCTCTGATATTCTTAAAAGCTGTCTGCAGTGTATCATTCTTCCAATTGGAAGCTTACCCGTTGGCCTTTGTGTTCATCGAGCATTGCTCTTTAAAGTAATATTCATTATTCCATTCGTTATTTTTGACCCATTTTCCAGtcagaacttttttttttcaactcaaTATCTTTGAGATGAGcttttgcaaagaaaaaaaaaagtgtcactGAGATGATTGCCTTTTATCTTCTAGTTCCTTATTTTATTGCCTTCATTTCTTAATGATGGATACGCCTTggagttcattttttttagcatGCTGCTGAAGTTTTTGTAAGAGCTTGAATGTGAATATCCTATGATAATTTTAATTGCAGGTGTTAGCGGATTTAATCAACCTACCGTGTCGAATCGCTAAGGGATGCAAGTATTGTAGAAAGGACACTGGTGCTTCTTGTATAGTGCAATTTGGTTCTGACAGGTCGGTTGCATttgttaattattgaaattcgaatatgaatatttttgaattatttgcaactttgtgtgtgtgtgtgtgtttttttttttttttttggggggggggggttaTTTCTAACATAACATTGAGTGAGTTTTCTTCAGAAAGCTAAATAATGctgatattataatttttaaattgttgtagTTTTATTAAGTTTGACACATTCATATAAAACTGGCCACATTATACTGGAGTTTAATGGACACACTGTGAAGCTGTGGGAGTGAGTAATTGAGCAGAGATTAATGCAAGTAACCCATGCcaataaaatcatcaatttggtTTTGCCAGACAGACCTGCCATGGAAGTTGCACGCTTGCTAGGAGACCCACTATGAGATGCACTGCACACATGCTTTTTAATGATTTGAAATAGCCATATGTTAGGGTACCTAGAGATATTTTGGGGAAGGATCTAGACAAACAAGATGTTTGCATTGCTTACTTCAAATATATGTATGAAGAGGCCACAACTAGTGTAAGAACGCCAATTATAATAAAGACAAAAGATATTCTAATAATTGTGGGTGTGCACAAAAGGTTCTAGACGTACTCACCAAAATGAGCCAAGAATTGGTGCTACTGTGCATGCTTAGCTTAGCTGGAGAGTTGAAAGAGGGGATATATGAAACATTAGAGATATGGTGACAGGGCTTTGAAACATGTGGTGCCTAAGTATAAGTAAAACAGAGTAAATGGAATAGAAGATTTTTAGGAACCCAGTAATTGGATGGAATATAAAGaacaatttaattaagaaaataagaaagagTAGGAGAGAATCTCTCCTCCAAGGGTTTCCCCTTCACAATTAATACATGATAATCCTAACTAATATTCCTAGTTAGCTCCTCATTAGCCTATATTGTTACTAACTCATGGTATCAAATATCCTAACAAACTCTTATCATCTTATCTCCTAACAAAGACGGTGGAATTTCATCCTTAGTGGTATTGACTTGTATGTAGAAGACTTGTAGTTGGAGAAAGACGCAGAAGCTCTAACCATAGTCTTGTAATATTTTTGGCTAAAGgtttaatattgtattgattGCCATTTTTAAATGGAGGATAGCACTTGTCTACAAGATAGGTGACAGAAGGTCGTGTTTATGAGGGATTGCAAGCTAATACTGACAGTATTGTCAGTTTGCAATGGTATTTTGTCATTAGCTTGTTTCAAATATTTAGGAGAACCGGAGACAACTCTTGCATCAACCATCAATGTTTTCAATTATTCATTTCTTATATTACATGTAATATGTCTGCAACATGGCTTAATTGTCATATTtagaaacaaatttcaattaaagTAAGAATATGATAGTATTAGGAATTTACATTGATGTACTTTGGAGTAATAATCTCAACTGAGTTAGGGGATTATATGTACTGAATCACACACTTGCAAACATAAATTACAATACACAGATCGGAGACATGACAGACTCGGTTTTGCCAAGAGATTCAAGACTCAAGAGCCTTGGTCTCTCCCGCCCAAATAACGACTCTCTAATTTCAGGATAACTTAGTCTTGTCTTTTATTTATTCCTAGCACAACTGAATTacacataaacatataaactgccacaaataaacataaaacaGCCACCTGCATACAAATAACATACTGACATAGTCAGTTTTGGCCTCTCCTCCATATTATAATCTTTAATAAGATGTCTAACTGAAGTGAATACATGTACACTTTTCCAGGGAGTATATGATTGATTTAGTAGGAAGGCCCGGAGATACATGCCAACCTGATTCTTCAGTGAATTCTGCATCTTCGATGTTGATCCCTTCACCATTATGTCATCCAAGGTTCAAGCCAGTTGAAACAGCTGAATATACAAAGACAATGGCCCAATTGTATTTCTTGGACAATCAAGCACTGCATCTTGTATTTGATACCACGTCAGGTTGTTTCCTTTGCCCTTCTGGATgccttttttaaataaaataattatcgGGTGCAATTAGAGTATCAAGAAAAGGCAGctacctttttattttcctttatacTGAAAATAACTATCTCTTTTTTCCACTTGTCTTATTCTTCATTACCTGGGCTTTTATAGTTATAGCTCTGAACTTTCAAATATTGACTTCTGCAGTAAACCTTTGGTTTTCAATGAAGTTAGAAGTTACCATGTACACAAAAACGGCAAACCACATGTTACATTACATTGTTTggaatattattgtgttatttaCAACTTCTGGTCCTAATCATAAGAGCTTTTTTTGGTctcatttataagaaaaaattacaaCTTTAGGATGTATTTATTGCTTAAATGACTTTTTTTACTCTCATTTATGATGTTGTCTTTTTAATATTGATGGGTGTACTTAATGTCTCACAATTTTCCATGAAGGGATGTttggaaaaacaataaaagtttacaataataaataagtttattgattttggtttttcttAGTAACTGGGACCAGCGGTAGTATTATAATGTTAAAAGTGTTATTGAGTTTGATTTGCATTAATTGTGCTTGGGTTACTTCTTCATATGTCAATGTAACACTTATTCAgtctaattatttaaatatattctacTTAGAAATCTGTAGATTTCTTGCACGAAaaagttttcttctttattGAAGACAGAAGGagtgttgttttgtgttttattaTTAGTTTATCCGTCTTAGAATTTtgggttgagcctaactcaaccttacaaaaccggcttgtaaggtgagggctTCCCCCTCTAGTTTATCCCTCTTAGAATTTTGGGTTGAGCCTAAGTCAACCTTCCAAAACCCTCTTAGAATCTGTAGATTTCTTGTATGAAaaagttttcttctttattGAAGACAGAAGGagtgttgttttgtgttttcttaTTAGTTTATCCGTCTTAGAATTTtgggttgagcctaactcaaccttacaaaaccggcttgtaaggtgagggctTCCCCCCTCTAGTTTATCCCTCTTAGAATTTTGGGTTGAGCCTAAGtcaaccttacaaaaccggcttataAGGTGAGGGCTCCCCCAACTTATAAACATATGTTCAGGCATTAACTCAttcaatgtgggactcttaacacccCCACCGCCCAGGAGTGGATATCTAGAGCGTGATCCGAGTGACCCGATAGCGGTAACCTGATAGCACGTGGTACAACGGATCTTAAAtagactctgataccatcttagaatttcGGGTTGTGCCTAACTCAACCTTTCAAATCGGCTTGTTGGTGAGGACCACTTATAATCATATGTTCGTACCTTATCTCATCAAATGTGTGACTCTTAACAATTCCTTTTGTTGTGAGTGTTTTGTTGAGGAAATTTCCTAGTAGAGTTTTGTGGCTATTGTGGTGGTTTCGTTGTCTGTAATTTTTCTTTGCGTTGTGTCTGTTTTGTGCTTACCTACAGGCATTTTATGGTGTAATCCTTTGATTGCATCTGTGCGTGCACGCTCTTTGGTCATTTTGGTATTGCTATTCTGATGCTTggtattttctgttattttatatttgttgcTTCTGCCATATCAGTTTAAAACCTTGCGTGATATTGATATTGTTCATGCAGTGTGATCCTTTATACAGCAtaggaagaaaatataatttagaatATATAAAGGTTAATGATAAATATCAAAAGTTTAACATGGTATATCTATCCCCATTTATATACCTCTAAATTTGCTGATTTTCATCACGACAGGAGGTACTGTTGATTGTAGGGACAATGTGGATCTTCAGCAAACTGAAATGTTTGGTGCAAACTATGCTGGTGGGAACAACCATATAGGTGCTTTCAGTAAGACTGAATTGTCTTTTCTATCAATAAAAGGATTCTCATGAGCAGATTCTACCTTCTGATACTTAATATGCctaatttgtttctttaataaataagcTCAAATGCTATGCATTCTCTGTTTTCTGTGATAATGGCGCTGGATTCTCCTAATTTGATATGCCATCTTGTTTAGGTCCTGGTACCGAGGAACATGTGTCTTTCAATGAAGCAAACCAATCAGTAGTGAATTATTCGAGTCATGAAGTTGACCTTGAGGAGGAGGATCTGGACATTCCGTGGAGTGAACTTATTTTGAAGGAGAACATTGGGACAGGTACTGTATTTGAAACCTTGTACAAGATGTATAGAGTAAAAAATTTCTGATTCTACCCATGCAGTCTTTGTCCTAGAGAAAATCTAATATGAAACAGTAAAATAAGAGCAACAGCAACTGTTTTTCAGGGTCATTTGGAACTGTACTTCGTGCGGACTGGCGTGGCTCTGTAAGCATTTATTTCTTCAAGTGTCTACATATTCATCTGTCCTCATTCTAAGGATATCAACATTCATGCTGTTGCTGTCATTCATTATTGTTAGaaaaattgatgaattagtatgaCTGAGTGCTGTTAGTCTTCTATCTCCATATTTTATATACCGAAAGATAAAACACATCATAGGAGGGATGCGCCCAGCTCTATAAAATACTCCCTCttgtcctttttataagatacAAATgggtcaacaaaaattgatgtatttagttcataatatggactaaatacatcaacttGTTGACCCATTGTCTCTTACAAAAAGGACTATAACAATAGACTAAATTTCACTCTTTCCCAtgagagaagtttgaattacactcccataccctcttatgttaaaatatacactttcctCCCTTGAGAAGTAAATATATAGAGTAAATTATACTATCCTATGCTAAGAGATGCCTGAATTACACTCTGCTCCCTTAAGAGTTAAATATGTATGAcactttaatcaattttaacatATATGGATATTTTTATAACAGTAATTCATTCTAAACCACAATTTTCTGTCAATGTATTgctcataaatacatttttatatgCACACTTTTCTTGTATTGCTTTATAGTTtctaatagggtttaaaactatgtttaatgatattttgaatcagaaatagagaaaaatgtgcattttagaagtttgataattatattaaaatggacCAAGTGTTTATCAAGGCAGGGGAgtgtaaattttaacataagaggggaagAGAATGTAATTCAATCATCTTTCAGGGGAGGATAGTGTAATTTTCTCTAGTATACTTtgcataagaggggaggggcgTGTATATTTTAACCTATGAGGGGAGGgtagtgtaatttactctagaAAATAGTCAAATTTATCTTGTGGGGGCAGGTTCTCCCATTCATCTCTGAATAGATTTTCCATTGTTCGCACTAATTCTTTCCATTGTTCGCACCAATTCAAATGTTACCTTTGCCATTGCTTGGTATATTTAGACTAGATCAAGTAACAACACTTCATCTTGGTCTTCTCACTTCTCTGATAAATAGAGTCGCTTTCAACAAGAACATGCTCGCTATATGTGGATCTCCTAGGAGATCAAAACAGTTAACATCGAGAAGTCCTTAGTAGAAGCATGTCCATGGAATGACCTCTATACCAAAGACAACAATGCAAACTAGGTAAATAACATCGTTGGCTCTTTTGATCGTGAGAATACCCTAAGAAAGTTCACTGGAGAGAATGAGTATCCAACTAAGAGATTCGAGAACGAACTTTTCAATATAGGGCATGtgcgataaaaaaaaatctaggagGAAGAGAAAATGAGGATTGCGATGGAAAGAGGATAAAGTAAGGGATTTGACCATCGATAGCAAAAGAAGGTAGACTATCAATTTTTTAACACACTGTAGAAGCTGCAACAATTTGAAAAGTTTTGGAGACTCCcgtttgaaacaaaaaaacctGGGCAACTTGAAGCAAGTGTCTGACTTTTCTTTCTGCATCCATATTTTGTTGAGAAGTGATGATACAAGGTGTTTCATGTATGATGCTGATGCTTTTGCATGGATGTATAATGCAATGTAGCATGAGAGTAATCATCTAGAGTatactaacataacaattaacatactgACATttgccataaaaaaaaaatattaaaataaaaaaataaagaaaaaaacctaCAAAGTGTACAAGTGAACAAGTAAAAAAATGAGATGCAATTCCATTTATTAACTCTAGGTGGATAATTTCGTTGGTGGTGTTTACTGTTTAGAAAACTAACAAGACtcattattttaaacaaaagagGTCGCCAAAATAGGATACAACTTCAAGGTATTTAGGAGAGGATGTCCAAGATGACAATGtagatgaagaaaaaacaaatgcaAAGAAATCAAACGACCATGGCTCTTGAACTGCTGACTCCAAAAgtgaagaaagaataaattacCATTGTGACAATTAATATTCCTTTTTAGATGTCTTTATGCTGTCCTTTCTGCGTTGGTTGGGGTTATAGGGTACAATCTGATAACCAAATACTAACTGTGTTAACATTCAGGATGTTGCTGTGAAGATACTTAAGGTGCAAGGTTTTGATTCCGAACGATTTGAAGAGTTTCTAAAGGAGGTATAcgctattatttttattcatgttctttcttagttttttttttcttttcagattGAGGCCAGGGAATGgctttaatattatatttttatatattcattttttttgtcttcattGATTTTACTTCAGTATCCCAGTTTATTTCATAGGTCACACTCATGAAGCGCCTACGTCATCCAAACATTGTACTTCTAATGGGCGCTGTTATCCAGCCACCAAAGTTATCAATAGTAACAGAATATTTATCAAGGTGCAATAATTTCCTGACACAATCATCACTTTTTTTGGTTAGAAATGATTTTAGGCTGAATGTTTTATTCTTAAGCAAATAGTctccttgaattgcagaggaagCTTGTATGAATTTCTGCAGATGCCAGGTGTTGGTTCCTCAATCAGCGAGAAGCGTCGTTTAAGTATGGCTTATGACGTGGTATGTCTTCATTGATCACTACTGCCAGTCTTACGATTTCTATGACTTTTTTGTCATCAGACAGAAAGTACTACTTTCACTAAGACTTTGAGATGTGATATGTTTGTCTAGGCAAGTGGAATGAATTATCTTCATCAAATGAAACCTCCCATTGTTCATAGAGATTTGAAGTCTCCAAATCTTTTGGTGGATGATTCATACACTGTTAAGGTAAAGTAACTGTTAGAAAATCTGTATGTGAGAATGCTATCTTTACGTGAGAATATAAGGAATAGTTATTGGCcattagataaaaaataaatggttgagattaaaaaatCTCATTTAAGCAACACATGTGTGTCTCCCTATTCTATTATTTCTCTTCAACCCATTGATCCATCTTCTTCCCACCTTCATCTCCTTCCTCCCCTTTTGTTTTCGATGAAACAGTTCTAGTTATGACTTTCAATTACGTGAGGCTTCTGCTAAGCTTTAGATacaatttgaaattgaattgcTGATTGGAGAATccataaaaattatcaattttagttATTGGTAAATATCATCAATACAAATAAGAAATAACTTTCAAGTCTGTTATAATGGGAGATTATCGATCAATAATCTTTAATAATTTTAGTTATCATAAAGAGAGGTAAATGGGCGTGGGTGGAAAAAGATcggttgaagaagatgaaaagatCAATAGGTTGAAGAGAAATAATAGAATAGGGATATGTGTGTGTTGCCTAAATGAGCTTTTTTAATTACAACCATCTATTTTTTATCTAATGGTCAATAAGTATTCCTTTCAACCTCACATAAAGATATCATTCTCACTACATATATCctcataaatattataaaataaaatgttaagaGTATCAAAGGCCTTTATTGGTAaaaccggttttgtaaggatgagttagaccgtaaattttaacatggtatcagagcctatcctagatCTATCGCTGGGCTTCCCACATCGTCCACGCTTCAGGCCCACATTGGGCCAGGCTgaagcgtgagggggtgtgttggaAATTGAACTGTTGAGATTTCAACTAT is from Medicago truncatula cultivar Jemalong A17 chromosome 1, MtrunA17r5.0-ANR, whole genome shotgun sequence and encodes:
- the LOC11423951 gene encoding serine/threonine-protein kinase CTR1 isoform X2: MYGGGERECESERTMMIMQNDEDEEDEEGSSSSFKSWAKQTEESYQLQLALALRISSHSASSAQSNRFLDLESTSSPSPSSSSSDSPQSLSHRFWVNGCLQYSDKVLDGFYLIHGMDAYTWTISTDMQNVGMIPSFESLMSVKPCDNSSVVVVAIDKSRDPALRELQSGVLSLSSNWITIKDATDQLANLVCSRMGGGSSDEENLGARWKECSDILKSCLQCIILPIGSLPVGLCVHRALLFKVLADLINLPCRIAKGCKYCRKDTGASCIVQFGSDREYMIDLVGRPGDTCQPDSSVNSASSMLIPSPLCHPRFKPVETAEYTKTMAQLYFLDNQALHLVFDTTSGGTVDCRDNVDLQQTEMFGANYAGGNNHIGPGTEEHVSFNEANQSVVNYSSHEVDLEEEDLDIPWSELILKENIGTGSFGTVLRADWRGSDVAVKILKVQGFDSERFEEFLKEVTLMKRLRHPNIVLLMGAVIQPPKLSIVTEYLSRGSLYEFLQMPGVGSSISEKRRLSMAYDVASGMNYLHQMKPPIVHRDLKSPNLLVDDSYTVKVCDFGLSRTKANTYLSSKTAAGTPEWMAPEVIKGELSNEKCDVFSFGVILWELVTLQQPWRQLNPSQVVAAVAFMGKRLEIPRHVNPQVAALIELCWSTEPRRRPSFSYIMKCLQQIIANAKE
- the LOC11423951 gene encoding serine/threonine-protein kinase CTR1 isoform X3; protein product: MYGGGERECESERTMMIMQNDEDEEDEEGSSSSFKSWAKQTEESYQLQLALALRISSHSASSAQSNRFLDLESTSSPSPSSSSSDSPQSLSHRFWVNGCLQYSDKVLDGFYLIHGMDAYTWTISTDMQNVGMIPSFESLMSVKPCDNSSVVVVAIDKSRDPALRELQSGVLSLSSNWITIKDATDQLANLVCSRMGGGSSDEENLGARWKECSDILKSCLQCIILPIGSLPVGLCVHRALLFKVLADLINLPCRIAKGCKYCRKDTGASCIVQFGSDREYMIDLVGRPGDTCQPDSSVNSASSMLIPSPLCHPRFKPVETAEYTKTMAQLYFLDNQALHLVFDTTSGGTVDCRDNVDLQQTEMFGANYAGGNNHIGAFSPGTEEHVSFNEANQSVVNYSSHEVDLEEEDLDIPWSELILKENIGTGSFGTVLRADWRGSDVAVKILKVQGFDSERFEEFLKEVTLMKRLRHPNIVLLMGAVIQPPKLSIVTEYLSRGSLYEFLQMPGVGSSISEKRRLSMAYDVASGMNYLHQMKPPIVHRDLKSPNLLVDDSYTVKVCDFGLSRTKANTYLSSKTAAGTPEWMAPEVIKGELSNEKCDVFSFGVILWELVTLQQPWRQLNPSQCRLLQLLLLWAKG
- the LOC11423951 gene encoding serine/threonine-protein kinase CTR1 isoform X1 encodes the protein MYGGGERECESERTMMIMQNDEDEEDEEGSSSSFKSWAKQTEESYQLQLALALRISSHSASSAQSNRFLDLESTSSPSPSSSSSDSPQSLSHRFWVNGCLQYSDKVLDGFYLIHGMDAYTWTISTDMQNVGMIPSFESLMSVKPCDNSSVVVVAIDKSRDPALRELQSGVLSLSSNWITIKDATDQLANLVCSRMGGGSSDEENLGARWKECSDILKSCLQCIILPIGSLPVGLCVHRALLFKVLADLINLPCRIAKGCKYCRKDTGASCIVQFGSDREYMIDLVGRPGDTCQPDSSVNSASSMLIPSPLCHPRFKPVETAEYTKTMAQLYFLDNQALHLVFDTTSGGTVDCRDNVDLQQTEMFGANYAGGNNHIGAFSPGTEEHVSFNEANQSVVNYSSHEVDLEEEDLDIPWSELILKENIGTGSFGTVLRADWRGSDVAVKILKVQGFDSERFEEFLKEVTLMKRLRHPNIVLLMGAVIQPPKLSIVTEYLSRGSLYEFLQMPGVGSSISEKRRLSMAYDVASGMNYLHQMKPPIVHRDLKSPNLLVDDSYTVKVCDFGLSRTKANTYLSSKTAAGTPEWMAPEVIKGELSNEKCDVFSFGVILWELVTLQQPWRQLNPSQVVAAVAFMGKRLEIPRHVNPQVAALIELCWSTEPRRRPSFSYIMKCLQQIIANAKE